One region of Paenibacillus polymyxa M1 genomic DNA includes:
- a CDS encoding glycoside hydrolase family 32 protein, with product MNNTKQAEEALKQAEAKMNKRYRLGYHIMAPANWINDPNGLIQFKGEYHAFYQHHPYDENWGPMHWGHVKSKDLVHWEHCPIALAPGDACDLDGCFSGSAVDNNGELTLIYTGHHYIDQPSNIFFQNQNVAVSTDGIHFTKLRQNPVIAEPPTDSSQHFRDPKVWKHEDTWYMILGNSTKEDLPRVILYTSPDLRTWTYHGVLLQGDKNMGFMWECPDFFELNGKHIFMFSPQGINAQGDKYNNLFQTGYYVGEYNYASNEYKHGEFIELDTGHDFYAVQTFLDDQGRRIALGWMDMWESDMPTKADGWCGAMTIPRLITLGDNNRVLMTPVEEMKLLRQSKHVLYQYGAISGSYFKEVEEDLLEVKVVFDLTKSSADLVGLKFRGAGREETVITYSILEQKLMLNCSKSGKKTDGVRQTAFNAEGQLTLHVYLDRSSIEMFANEGQATMTSRIYPSEKLLGIEIITEGGEALVNGLTYWKLKDIWQAE from the coding sequence ATTAACAACACGAAGCAAGCTGAGGAAGCATTAAAACAAGCAGAAGCGAAAATGAACAAGCGATACCGATTAGGTTATCATATTATGGCACCAGCAAACTGGATTAACGACCCCAATGGGTTAATTCAATTCAAAGGTGAATATCACGCCTTCTATCAGCATCATCCTTATGATGAGAACTGGGGCCCAATGCATTGGGGCCACGTGAAGAGTAAAGACCTTGTACATTGGGAGCATTGTCCGATTGCATTAGCGCCTGGAGATGCGTGTGACCTTGATGGTTGCTTCTCAGGCAGCGCAGTAGATAATAACGGCGAACTGACATTGATCTATACTGGTCATCACTATATTGATCAACCAAGCAATATCTTTTTCCAAAATCAAAATGTGGCAGTAAGCACAGATGGCATTCATTTTACAAAACTAAGGCAGAATCCCGTAATCGCTGAACCTCCGACTGATAGCTCACAGCATTTCCGTGATCCGAAGGTATGGAAGCATGAGGATACATGGTACATGATCCTAGGTAACAGCACGAAAGAAGATCTGCCACGTGTTATTCTATATACATCTCCTGATCTTAGGACTTGGACCTATCATGGTGTGCTTCTGCAGGGAGATAAGAATATGGGCTTCATGTGGGAGTGCCCTGATTTCTTTGAACTGAACGGTAAGCATATATTTATGTTCTCCCCACAAGGTATTAATGCGCAAGGAGATAAGTACAATAACTTGTTCCAGACGGGATATTATGTTGGCGAATATAATTATGCTAGTAATGAATATAAGCATGGAGAGTTCATCGAGTTGGATACTGGTCATGACTTCTATGCAGTTCAAACTTTTCTAGATGATCAAGGTCGCCGCATTGCGCTTGGTTGGATGGATATGTGGGAATCGGATATGCCGACGAAAGCAGACGGCTGGTGTGGAGCAATGACGATCCCACGTTTAATTACGTTGGGTGACAATAATAGAGTACTGATGACTCCAGTTGAAGAAATGAAGTTACTTCGTCAAAGTAAACATGTTTTGTATCAATATGGCGCTATTTCTGGAAGTTACTTCAAGGAAGTTGAAGAAGACTTGCTTGAAGTGAAGGTCGTGTTCGACCTGACGAAGTCAAGTGCAGACCTGGTAGGCTTGAAGTTTCGTGGAGCAGGTCGAGAAGAAACGGTTATCACGTATTCTATTCTGGAGCAGAAACTAATGCTTAATTGTTCTAAATCAGGTAAAAAGACAGATGGAGTACGTCAAACAGCCTTCAATGCTGAGGGACAGCTGACATTGCATGTATATCTGGATCGTTCATCCATTGAAATGTTTGCGAATGAAGGGCAAGCTACGATGACAAGTCGCATCTATCCGAGTGAGAAATTGCTAGGCATAGAAATCATAACAGAGGGTGGAGAGGCGCTAGTAAATGGGCTGACATATTGGAAATTGAAAGATATCTGGCAAGCTGAATAA
- a CDS encoding LacI family DNA-binding transcriptional regulator codes for MKMTIKDVARMANVSISTVSRVINNSQTVNSEIRKRVQDVLEATQFRPNAIARTLVKNDTSLIGVLLPAIKNNVFDDMVEGINQVAHLYGFDVIIALSGGDEDSEIHYYNMFREMQASGIIISVSEIRDALFALIEAAGIPCILVGRDFRDQSIPSVHVDNITAAFEAVTYLIQQGHQDIAMLQGPTGDISVGNQRFLGYEQALKTAHLPVRAERVLESGFSVEDGITSMRKLYHSGPLPSAVFCATDRIAIGAMNFLAENGVKVPEQVSFLGFDDIDMATIIRPKLSTVRYSASELGMVAARNLIKLIRGEELAAVHWSISHQLEIRDSITKHRVS; via the coding sequence ATGAAAATGACTATAAAAGATGTGGCTCGAATGGCCAACGTCTCCATTTCAACGGTTTCCAGAGTTATCAATAACAGCCAGACGGTGAACAGTGAAATACGCAAACGAGTTCAGGATGTCCTTGAAGCCACTCAATTCCGTCCAAATGCCATAGCACGGACACTGGTAAAGAATGATACATCTCTGATTGGGGTACTTCTGCCCGCGATTAAAAACAACGTCTTTGATGACATGGTTGAAGGCATCAATCAAGTAGCGCATCTATACGGCTTCGATGTCATAATCGCCTTGTCAGGGGGGGACGAGGATTCTGAAATACACTATTACAATATGTTCCGTGAAATGCAGGCGAGCGGAATTATTATATCGGTAAGCGAAATCCGGGATGCGCTATTTGCGCTCATTGAAGCGGCGGGAATTCCCTGCATCCTTGTCGGACGGGATTTTCGAGACCAATCCATTCCTTCCGTGCATGTTGACAACATAACGGCTGCTTTTGAAGCGGTAACTTATCTAATTCAGCAGGGGCATCAAGATATAGCGATGCTGCAGGGACCAACGGGGGATATTTCAGTGGGCAATCAGCGTTTTTTGGGCTATGAACAGGCATTGAAGACCGCTCACCTGCCAGTACGTGCCGAACGTGTGTTGGAAAGCGGCTTTTCAGTTGAAGACGGCATAACCTCTATGAGAAAACTTTATCATTCAGGCCCATTGCCTAGTGCGGTGTTCTGCGCAACGGACCGAATTGCCATAGGTGCTATGAACTTTCTGGCCGAAAATGGTGTAAAAGTACCTGAACAGGTCTCCTTCTTGGGATTTGACGACATTGATATGGCTACAATAATCCGGCCTAAATTATCAACTGTCCGATATTCAGCATCCGAACTGGGCATGGTTGCCGCCCGCAATCTCATTAAGCTTATTAGAGGAGAAGAATTAGCAGCTGTCCACTGGTCCATATCGCATCAGTTAGAAATTCGGGACAGCATTACAAAACATAGAGTATCCTAA
- a CDS encoding MFS transporter, whose product MRSSSDIVVMGNETSVQTGSNITLKEKIGYGFGDFASQLLFAAAMTFLSYFYTDVIGISAGVIGTLMLVARVLDAFIDVAIGALIDKTKSRHGKARPWLLWMSGPFALSGILLFTVPSGNMTITILYIYVTYLLMNFIYSSINVPYGVLNSMITQDSYQRSLLNIFRMSLANIGALLINYFTLPLVKSFGGGQKGWIYTFIIFGLLGTFLFLVTFFSTKERVTPSVVQKPIPFGRAFGALMRNKYWKLILGFAVVYFINNALGTGMNIYYARYVLKDANLIGVLGISLLLPSLFGYMLLPPVVKRIGKRNSSIIGSILLIVGSLVIAVSPTSLMAVCLGLVIKALGHAAILGTFFAMLADTIEYGEWKTGMRTEGLVYSAGSFGTKAGGGLGAALIGWGLALGGYAGGQATISTTALASIHFMFIYVPIILAILQILLLAFYNLDKLFPGIVKELEFLKNAE is encoded by the coding sequence ATGAGAAGTTCGAGCGATATTGTTGTAATGGGAAATGAGACTTCAGTGCAAACCGGTTCAAATATTACGCTGAAAGAAAAAATTGGTTATGGATTCGGTGATTTTGCCAGCCAGTTGCTGTTTGCCGCCGCAATGACTTTTCTGTCCTATTTTTACACAGATGTAATCGGGATCAGCGCTGGGGTCATTGGTACTTTAATGCTAGTTGCACGCGTACTGGATGCGTTTATTGATGTCGCGATTGGGGCTTTGATTGATAAAACGAAGAGCAGACACGGGAAGGCCCGTCCTTGGTTACTGTGGATGTCCGGGCCATTTGCATTGTCTGGAATTCTCTTGTTCACGGTTCCAAGTGGAAATATGACGATCACTATTCTATACATTTACGTTACCTATCTGCTAATGAACTTTATCTATTCCAGCATTAATGTCCCTTATGGTGTGCTTAATTCCATGATAACGCAGGATTCTTACCAGCGTTCTCTGCTTAATATTTTTCGTATGAGTCTAGCGAATATTGGTGCATTGCTAATTAATTATTTCACCCTCCCGTTAGTGAAGTCATTCGGCGGCGGTCAAAAAGGGTGGATTTACACCTTTATTATATTTGGCTTGCTCGGAACCTTTTTATTTCTCGTTACCTTCTTCAGTACCAAGGAAAGGGTTACTCCATCTGTTGTACAAAAGCCAATTCCGTTTGGACGCGCTTTTGGAGCGCTGATGCGTAATAAGTATTGGAAATTGATCCTTGGGTTTGCTGTGGTCTATTTTATAAATAACGCACTGGGCACAGGTATGAATATTTACTACGCACGTTATGTGTTAAAAGACGCCAATCTGATTGGAGTCCTCGGCATATCCTTACTGCTTCCTTCCCTGTTTGGTTATATGCTATTGCCCCCCGTCGTCAAGCGGATCGGTAAACGAAATTCCTCCATTATCGGAAGTATCCTCCTGATTGTCGGATCGCTTGTCATTGCCGTCAGCCCCACAAGTCTGATGGCGGTCTGTCTGGGACTCGTTATTAAAGCGCTTGGGCATGCCGCTATTCTCGGAACCTTCTTTGCTATGTTGGCAGATACCATTGAATATGGCGAATGGAAGACAGGGATGCGCACCGAAGGACTGGTGTACAGTGCGGGCAGTTTCGGCACAAAAGCGGGAGGCGGTTTGGGAGCGGCACTTATCGGTTGGGGACTGGCATTGGGAGGATATGCTGGTGGACAAGCTACAATCAGTACTACTGCGCTAGCGTCTATTCATTTCATGTTTATCTACGTCCCAATTATCTTGGCTATCCTGCAAATTTTATTGCTGGCATTTTACAATCTAGATAAATTATTTCCCGGTATTGTCAAAGAGCTTGAATTCTTAAAAAACGCTGAATAG
- the fabD gene encoding ACP S-malonyltransferase, with amino-acid sequence MNRMALVFPGQGSQYVGMGATWHSGFAEADRLFEEAADILGYDLKALCIAGPMTKLSRTFYTQPALLTISVIAFRRYMHEIGIIPEFSAGHSLGEYSALVSSGVLSFGDALRLVQERGRFMEEAAMTKLGSMIAIRGAELGEVEECCRLYSTVDQPAAIACYNSPSQYVVSGHHTSVALAADELEQRGAQITRLQVSGPFHSPLMQPAADRLAAELQKYTLNEAKWPVISNVTAQPYRDLDSIRQGLILQMTHPVRWVQTVQYMMNHGVKQGIELGPRTVLKNLVREISPNIEVLSLDRDLDRFELGSRFSIRDWIACSLSLAVSTPNANWNEDEYRKGVILPVRRLEKLLRNLESGSSSPPASEQRQEILECICLVLQTKQVSEGERKAMLEQLRRDQDGAV; translated from the coding sequence ATGAATCGTATGGCTTTGGTTTTTCCTGGACAAGGATCTCAGTATGTAGGAATGGGGGCTACATGGCATAGCGGCTTTGCAGAAGCGGATCGCTTATTCGAAGAGGCTGCTGATATTTTGGGATATGATCTGAAAGCTTTATGCATAGCAGGTCCGATGACCAAGCTATCCAGAACATTCTATACGCAGCCCGCACTTCTCACGATCAGTGTCATTGCATTCCGGCGTTATATGCATGAAATCGGAATTATCCCTGAATTTTCAGCTGGTCATAGCCTAGGTGAATATTCAGCGCTGGTAAGCAGCGGTGTTCTGTCCTTTGGAGACGCTTTACGATTAGTCCAAGAGCGGGGACGCTTTATGGAAGAAGCCGCAATGACAAAGCTGGGCAGCATGATTGCCATTCGCGGAGCTGAGCTGGGCGAAGTGGAAGAATGCTGTCGTTTGTACTCCACAGTCGATCAGCCTGCAGCCATTGCATGTTACAATTCACCTAGCCAATACGTCGTTTCAGGTCATCATACCTCTGTCGCTTTGGCAGCTGACGAGTTAGAACAGCGAGGAGCCCAAATTACGCGGTTGCAGGTCAGCGGCCCTTTTCATAGTCCGCTTATGCAGCCTGCTGCGGACAGACTGGCCGCAGAGCTGCAAAAGTACACTTTAAATGAAGCGAAATGGCCCGTGATCTCCAATGTGACCGCTCAGCCATACCGCGATCTTGACAGCATACGCCAAGGATTGATTTTGCAAATGACTCACCCGGTTCGATGGGTTCAAACCGTGCAATATATGATGAATCATGGCGTAAAACAAGGCATCGAGTTAGGTCCACGAACAGTGCTGAAAAATTTAGTGAGGGAAATAAGCCCTAATATCGAAGTGTTGTCCTTGGACAGAGACTTGGATCGCTTTGAACTGGGCAGCCGTTTCTCGATCCGTGATTGGATTGCCTGTTCCCTGTCACTAGCAGTGTCTACTCCCAACGCCAATTGGAATGAAGATGAGTATCGAAAGGGTGTTATTTTACCTGTGCGCAGACTGGAAAAATTACTGCGAAACTTGGAATCAGGCAGCAGTTCGCCTCCTGCTTCTGAGCAAAGACAGGAAATACTGGAGTGTATTTGCCTTGTGTTGCAAACCAAACAGGTCTCCGAAGGAGAGCGGAAAGCAATGCTAGAGCAATTGAGGAGGGATCAGGATGGAGCAGTTTAA